One Armatimonadia bacterium DNA segment encodes these proteins:
- a CDS encoding PfkB family carbohydrate kinase, with protein sequence MDLQRLTVLELAPAADELWEMDQDPQKGYLWHKDGAVVFPDVASGAKLRPRVTAAYASGKATNIARVFDAFLRPQATTPLSRQAQKALAADLVTFLPQQSDGYRRPEVPGPVLSQFTPGGAYMACLQARDLHAVDLHFAGLPPTGETQVDRRCANLRGSQGGEMINFSPYLYWEPSCVEAVLHYLATASLGKVLGLAGSLPLVQSQPDPSLYASIISAARAVNPQLLVSLDVGGAPLQACLEAGPEARPDVVCVNADEYRAIPQDWRQRFTGVAVVHDRQGCWILRGETSEVSLQRRPDVLTAPDAEVVHTICAGDAAHGGLLLGLMLYGTTPEGLVTAVRLSQACALTVVESEHSIRGLTAEAVERNLPRIRT encoded by the coding sequence ATGGACCTACAGCGTTTGACCGTGCTTGAGCTCGCACCCGCCGCCGATGAGTTGTGGGAGATGGACCAGGACCCGCAGAAGGGCTACCTGTGGCACAAAGACGGAGCTGTCGTCTTTCCGGATGTCGCGAGCGGGGCCAAGCTGCGACCCCGGGTCACGGCAGCCTACGCCAGCGGCAAGGCGACCAACATCGCGCGCGTCTTCGACGCCTTCCTTCGACCTCAGGCAACGACGCCGCTGTCACGTCAGGCTCAGAAGGCCCTTGCAGCCGATCTGGTCACCTTCCTGCCGCAGCAGTCGGACGGCTACCGTCGCCCCGAGGTCCCAGGCCCGGTACTGTCACAGTTCACGCCCGGCGGCGCTTACATGGCTTGCCTGCAGGCCCGTGACCTGCACGCCGTCGACCTGCACTTTGCCGGACTGCCGCCGACAGGTGAGACCCAGGTTGACCGTCGCTGCGCCAACCTCCGCGGCTCTCAGGGCGGCGAGATGATCAACTTCAGCCCGTATCTGTACTGGGAGCCCTCCTGCGTCGAGGCGGTCCTGCACTACCTGGCTACGGCGTCCCTGGGCAAGGTCCTCGGACTTGCGGGCAGTCTCCCGCTCGTGCAGTCTCAGCCCGATCCGTCGCTCTACGCCTCAATCATCTCGGCAGCTCGGGCCGTAAACCCGCAGCTCCTGGTTTCGCTGGACGTCGGCGGCGCTCCCCTTCAGGCGTGCCTCGAAGCAGGTCCCGAGGCAAGACCCGATGTGGTCTGCGTGAACGCCGACGAGTACCGCGCCATCCCGCAGGACTGGCGGCAGCGCTTCACAGGTGTCGCTGTGGTCCATGACCGTCAGGGATGCTGGATTCTGCGGGGAGAGACTTCGGAGGTCTCGCTGCAGCGCCGGCCCGACGTGCTGACGGCTCCCGATGCCGAGGTCGTCCACACCATCTGCGCCGGCGATGCCGCTCACGGAGGTCTGCTTCTGGGTCTGATGCTCTACGGCACGACACCCGAGGGCCTGGTCACTGCGGTGAGACTGAGCCAGGCCTGCGCCCTGACTGTAGTGGAAAGCGAGCACAGTATCCGTGGACTGACGGCGGAGGCCGTTGAGCGCAACCTGCCACGTATCCGCACATGA
- the trpE gene encoding anthranilate synthase component I: MPTYTPSLDEFTARAEQGNLVPVYREIIADLETPVSAFLKLRAMGDENAFLLESVAGGENLARYSYLATNPSRVLSSKGREVTLRDAKGEHRSELPAGQDALHVLSQLLKEYQFVPLPGWERFPGGAVGYLGYDMVRFFEELPEENPDDLDLPDCQFMLADTLVIFDHVLHRVRILANAHIGDDPQQAYWDAIERIEKVVAALQHPLPERTPTAPARARIPEDPSALPSTMTRAQHRAAVLKAKEYISAGDIIQVVLSHRMQAEVSVDPFDLYRALRAINPSPYMYYLQFGDLKIIGSSPEILVTEDAGKVSTRPIAGTRRRGKTAEEDKALEKELLADEKERAEHIMLVDLHRNDIGRVCKPGTVKVDELMVVERYSHVMHIVSNVLGELDDDHDQFDLLRATFPAGTLSGAPKIRAMQIIEELEPVRRGPYGGAVGYFGFSGSMDTCIMLRTIVMKGNTCYMQAGGGIVADSVPETEYQETLMKAGALLDAVRMAESGLI, translated from the coding sequence ATGCCCACCTACACCCCCTCACTTGACGAGTTTACGGCTCGGGCCGAGCAGGGCAACCTCGTGCCCGTCTACCGCGAGATCATCGCGGACCTCGAGACCCCCGTCTCCGCCTTCCTCAAGCTCAGAGCCATGGGCGACGAGAACGCCTTTCTGCTCGAGAGCGTCGCTGGAGGCGAGAATCTTGCCCGCTACTCCTACCTGGCCACGAACCCCTCGCGCGTCCTCTCCAGCAAGGGCCGGGAAGTCACCCTCCGCGACGCCAAAGGGGAGCACCGGTCCGAACTGCCGGCCGGCCAGGACGCCCTGCATGTCTTGTCCCAACTCCTCAAGGAGTACCAGTTCGTCCCTCTGCCAGGTTGGGAGCGTTTCCCCGGCGGTGCGGTCGGCTATCTCGGCTATGATATGGTCCGGTTCTTCGAGGAGCTGCCGGAAGAGAACCCCGACGACCTGGACCTGCCCGACTGCCAGTTCATGCTTGCCGACACCCTCGTCATCTTCGATCATGTTCTGCACCGGGTGCGCATCCTGGCGAATGCCCACATCGGCGACGACCCGCAGCAGGCCTACTGGGATGCCATCGAGCGCATCGAGAAGGTCGTGGCGGCGCTGCAGCATCCACTCCCTGAGAGAACGCCGACCGCACCGGCCAGGGCACGCATTCCGGAGGATCCCTCAGCACTGCCCTCGACCATGACGCGAGCCCAGCACCGGGCTGCGGTCCTCAAGGCCAAGGAGTACATCTCCGCGGGCGACATCATCCAGGTGGTGCTCAGTCACCGGATGCAGGCCGAGGTTAGTGTTGACCCCTTCGACCTGTACCGGGCCCTGCGGGCCATCAACCCCTCTCCCTACATGTACTACCTGCAGTTCGGCGACCTCAAGATCATCGGTTCGTCTCCTGAGATCCTGGTCACCGAGGACGCTGGCAAGGTCAGCACTCGACCCATCGCCGGAACTCGACGTCGCGGCAAGACAGCCGAGGAAGACAAAGCGCTCGAAAAGGAATTGCTGGCCGACGAGAAAGAACGCGCCGAGCACATCATGCTGGTCGACCTGCACCGCAACGACATCGGGCGAGTGTGCAAGCCCGGCACGGTGAAGGTCGACGAGTTGATGGTTGTGGAGCGATACAGCCACGTCATGCACATCGTCAGCAACGTCCTCGGTGAGCTGGACGACGACCATGACCAGTTCGACCTGCTCCGTGCGACCTTCCCGGCGGGCACCCTCTCCGGCGCCCCGAAGATCCGGGCGATGCAGATCATCGAAGAACTGGAGCCCGTCCGACGTGGCCCCTATGGAGGGGCCGTCGGCTACTTCGGCTTCTCGGGCAGCATGGACACCTGCATCATGCTCCGCACCATCGTAATGAAGGGCAACACCTGCTACATGCAGGCGGGCGGCGGCATCGTCGCCGATTCGGTGCCGGAGACTGAGTACCAGGAAACCCTCATGAAGGCCGGTGCGCTGCTGGACGCGGTGCGCATGGCCGAGTCCGGTCTGATCTGA
- a CDS encoding Gfo/Idh/MocA family oxidoreductase — MASKVKVALIGAGGMANSVHYPSLATFDDVELVGLCDLMPDKLKATAEKYGIKKTFSDYKKMIEDTAPDALYVLMPPHHLFDIAIHALTNKINLFMEKPPGVTAEQTRQMARCAERNGCITLVGFNRRYIPLLRQVRDMVLDRGGPMLQVLSCFFKWHTGGPYYNGAIDILSCDAVHAVDTIRFLGGDVRKVVGEVSSQGMSFDTRFNALMEFENGAAGILMANWRVGGRIHQFEMHAEGISAYVNPNADAHIYVEGAEKPKRITTQKAAGSDEFRVFYGFEGENRAFIDAVKTGQQPETCLSDAVKTMELVDRIYHERL, encoded by the coding sequence ATGGCCAGCAAAGTGAAAGTTGCCCTGATCGGCGCCGGCGGGATGGCCAACAGCGTCCACTACCCGTCCCTGGCGACCTTTGACGATGTCGAGCTTGTCGGCCTGTGCGATCTCATGCCCGACAAGCTGAAGGCCACGGCCGAGAAGTACGGCATCAAGAAGACCTTCTCGGACTACAAGAAGATGATCGAGGATACCGCGCCGGACGCCTTGTACGTCCTCATGCCGCCTCATCATCTCTTCGACATCGCCATCCACGCGCTCACCAACAAGATCAACCTGTTCATGGAGAAGCCCCCCGGTGTCACGGCGGAGCAGACGCGGCAGATGGCACGCTGCGCTGAGCGCAACGGGTGTATCACCCTCGTGGGCTTCAACCGACGCTACATCCCCTTGCTGCGCCAGGTCCGCGACATGGTCCTCGACCGTGGCGGCCCCATGCTCCAGGTTCTCTCATGCTTCTTCAAGTGGCACACCGGCGGTCCCTACTACAACGGCGCGATCGACATCCTCTCCTGTGACGCCGTGCATGCGGTCGACACCATCCGCTTCCTGGGCGGCGACGTGAGGAAGGTCGTCGGAGAGGTCAGCTCCCAGGGCATGTCCTTCGACACCCGCTTCAACGCCCTGATGGAGTTCGAGAACGGTGCCGCCGGAATCCTCATGGCCAACTGGCGTGTCGGCGGCCGCATCCACCAGTTTGAGATGCACGCCGAGGGTATCTCGGCCTATGTCAACCCGAACGCCGATGCCCACATCTACGTGGAGGGCGCCGAGAAGCCGAAGCGCATCACCACGCAGAAGGCCGCCGGCAGCGATGAGTTCCGTGTCTTCTACGGCTTCGAGGGCGAGAACCGCGCCTTCATCGACGCAGTGAAGACCGGCCAGCAGCCCGAGACCTGCTTGAGCGATGCAGTGAAGACCATGGAGTTGGTGGACAGGATCTACCACGAGCGTCTCTAG
- a CDS encoding M55 family metallopeptidase, producing MRIYIHTDLEGISGIDRGEMVPRDSEDYRRSCELLMGDLNAAVDGAFAGGATEVIVLDSHGGGNNFIVEMLDPRAQHDLKPNKKWWGILDERCDATYFIGAHAMAGTMNAFLDHTQSSLAWYNYSINGRKMGELAQWALVAGHFGVPLVMMSGDEAACKEAHDFFRPCKTAAVKRGVGRQRAEALPVEEAHARIRQAAHDAIAIVHEAKPFQPQKPYEIRVEFTRADYADSAEATGRVDRIDARTVRKYTDCALELFPR from the coding sequence ATGCGTATCTACATCCACACCGATCTTGAGGGCATCAGCGGAATCGACCGCGGCGAGATGGTGCCGCGTGACAGCGAGGATTACCGGCGAAGCTGCGAGTTGCTCATGGGGGATCTGAACGCGGCGGTTGACGGCGCCTTCGCGGGAGGAGCTACGGAGGTCATCGTTCTCGACAGCCACGGCGGCGGGAACAACTTCATCGTCGAGATGCTCGACCCGCGGGCCCAGCATGACCTTAAGCCGAACAAGAAGTGGTGGGGCATTCTCGATGAGCGCTGCGATGCGACCTACTTCATCGGAGCCCACGCGATGGCCGGGACGATGAACGCGTTCCTCGACCACACGCAGTCTTCGCTGGCCTGGTACAACTACTCGATCAACGGGCGCAAGATGGGCGAGCTGGCACAGTGGGCGCTGGTTGCCGGGCACTTCGGCGTGCCGCTGGTGATGATGAGCGGGGACGAGGCCGCCTGCAAGGAGGCGCACGACTTCTTCCGGCCCTGCAAGACGGCGGCAGTGAAGCGTGGAGTGGGCCGCCAGCGGGCCGAGGCCTTGCCGGTGGAGGAAGCTCACGCACGGATCCGGCAGGCCGCTCACGATGCCATCGCGATCGTGCACGAGGCCAAGCCTTTCCAGCCGCAGAAGCCCTATGAGATCAGAGTCGAGTTCACGCGGGCAGACTACGCCGACAGCGCCGAGGCCACAGGACGCGTGGACCGCATCGACGCTCGCACGGTGCGTAAGTACACGGACTGCGCGCTGGAGCTGTTTCCCAGGTAA
- a CDS encoding M55 family metallopeptidase, with amino-acid sequence MRVYLMTDLEGVAGVWKFEERDDVSAENFEYRMRARRLLTREVNAAVAGFFEGGATEVIVNDGHGAGYTIDVELLDERVTVVHGKERPFWLPLLDATCDATALVGAHAKAATPQANLCHSMNLTVRNYTFNGISHGEIGMQAMIAGHYGVPMIFLSGDAYACREVEGFIPGITTAAVKQGLSRLSAASMAPPAACRLIQAQAKRAMGTIGQVEPYSIPGPLVFRDERYAPSFDPENPPAVGTVIDAHTLEIKAPDIIELFYLKYGYPR; translated from the coding sequence ATGAGGGTCTACCTGATGACTGACCTGGAAGGGGTCGCCGGTGTCTGGAAGTTCGAGGAGCGTGACGACGTCTCCGCCGAGAACTTCGAGTACCGAATGCGTGCTCGTCGCTTGCTGACGCGTGAAGTCAATGCCGCGGTTGCCGGGTTCTTTGAGGGCGGCGCGACGGAGGTGATCGTCAATGACGGCCATGGCGCAGGCTACACCATCGACGTTGAGTTGCTGGACGAGCGCGTGACGGTCGTCCATGGCAAGGAGCGCCCTTTCTGGCTTCCTCTTCTGGACGCCACCTGCGATGCCACAGCCCTCGTGGGTGCTCATGCCAAGGCCGCAACTCCCCAGGCCAACCTATGCCACTCCATGAACCTGACGGTCCGCAACTACACCTTCAACGGCATCTCGCACGGTGAGATCGGGATGCAGGCAATGATCGCCGGTCACTATGGTGTCCCCATGATCTTCCTGTCCGGCGACGCCTACGCTTGTCGTGAGGTCGAGGGCTTCATCCCGGGCATCACGACAGCCGCCGTCAAGCAGGGCCTCTCACGACTCTCTGCCGCTTCGATGGCGCCACCGGCTGCCTGCCGACTGATCCAGGCCCAGGCGAAGAGGGCCATGGGCACGATCGGCCAAGTCGAGCCCTACAGCATCCCCGGGCCGCTGGTATTCCGTGACGAGCGCTACGCACCCTCCTTCGACCCGGAGAACCCGCCTGCCGTCGGCACGGTCATCGATGCCCACACCCTGGAGATCAAGGCCCCCGACATCATCGAGTTGTTCTACCTCAAGTATGGCTACCCGCGCTAG
- a CDS encoding DEAD/DEAH box helicase, translating to MRMASLEAYGAHPDLLAVWTQHYNEDLLPIQEKAVLDGQVLTGKSVVGSGPTGCGKTLIAEMAATHAASQGRRAFYLCPTRALAEAVHRQFSRLYAPLGMRVLISTQERRQSDRQILRGEFDIAVTVPEKLWAMLMASSSLLQTVGALVVDELQMLGDEDRGPCLELLLARFAAVGRAQIVGLSAVLGNPRELADWLGARLVEENRRPVPMRKGVWRDGAFSYLEHNSQSRGEEPIEVQLPEDASELEATVRLAAELALRDEPTLVFLRDRASTVRAARMAAEQMERAEAPDLDRPTGQSLEAARDLPPTQAARALTELMASGVGFHNADLHLSERHLVEAAFASGDLRCLFATSTLAVGLNLPARNVIVEPLKWRSLPGGQPSLGPLTQAEFENMAGRAGRLGFGDEYGRALLVGEAGFTEDGLFRRYVEAPPEPVSGQFQRLPAVQRLLLRTAAEGLDGEPLHLLTPTPSAAGDTAEEAQALERAEKAGLILRSPFGDRVALTGAGQLAATCGLSLATVASMTAALESLHDAPSDLEAVVMAALSAEARAIPLPRDRSEGHWMRLLEARGHSDCGWSERTRALLWSGPLRAAERETAARITLTALDWSREETTADLELRTGLHSGRAAIVGETIGWLVQCLARMVEERGGDPDDVDRLQELGESLTATLPPVCLPLHRLHIPSLQRDHVLGLAGAGITTRDDLAAATPGALEALLPPATLAELAQILPLRVEVAAPSAEEVTQEAAVDAPLLVIDAGRPNEVSFRGQVVALRPMEFELLSLLAHQPQRCVPFDKLYNELWGANNPVEPAQIYYHRHNLARKLMSAMPEGSEPIVKTISRRGLMLDLPAEAVAA from the coding sequence ATGAGAATGGCTTCTTTGGAGGCCTACGGGGCACATCCGGATCTCCTGGCGGTTTGGACGCAGCACTACAACGAAGACCTCTTACCGATCCAGGAGAAGGCAGTACTCGATGGGCAAGTACTCACGGGCAAAAGCGTGGTGGGCAGTGGTCCGACGGGCTGCGGCAAGACGCTCATCGCGGAGATGGCGGCGACTCATGCCGCCAGTCAGGGCAGGCGGGCGTTCTACCTGTGTCCGACGCGTGCACTGGCGGAGGCAGTGCACCGGCAGTTCAGTCGGCTCTACGCACCCCTGGGGATGCGGGTGCTGATCTCGACGCAGGAGCGGCGGCAGTCCGACCGGCAGATCCTGCGGGGCGAGTTCGACATCGCCGTCACGGTTCCGGAGAAGCTCTGGGCGATGCTGATGGCCTCTTCCTCGCTACTGCAGACGGTGGGGGCGCTGGTGGTTGATGAGCTGCAGATGCTTGGCGACGAGGATCGTGGACCGTGTCTGGAGCTGCTGCTGGCGCGCTTCGCAGCAGTCGGCCGTGCCCAGATCGTGGGGCTGTCGGCAGTGCTGGGCAATCCGAGGGAGCTGGCAGACTGGCTCGGGGCGCGTCTCGTTGAGGAGAACCGCCGTCCGGTGCCGATGCGCAAGGGGGTATGGCGCGATGGCGCCTTCAGCTACCTGGAGCATAACTCGCAGTCCCGCGGCGAAGAGCCGATTGAGGTGCAATTGCCGGAGGACGCCTCGGAGCTCGAGGCTACTGTCCGCCTTGCAGCCGAGCTAGCGCTCCGCGATGAGCCGACACTGGTGTTCCTGCGCGACAGGGCGAGCACCGTCCGAGCAGCCCGCATGGCTGCTGAGCAGATGGAGAGAGCAGAGGCGCCAGACCTCGATCGACCCACCGGGCAGTCGCTGGAGGCGGCCAGGGACCTTCCGCCGACCCAGGCAGCACGGGCCCTGACGGAGCTCATGGCCAGCGGCGTCGGCTTCCACAATGCGGACCTGCATCTGTCCGAGCGGCACCTGGTTGAGGCGGCCTTCGCCTCGGGCGACTTGCGCTGCCTGTTCGCGACCAGCACGCTGGCCGTCGGCTTGAACCTCCCCGCCCGGAACGTGATCGTTGAACCCCTGAAGTGGCGCAGCCTCCCCGGTGGTCAGCCCTCACTCGGGCCCCTGACACAGGCGGAGTTTGAGAACATGGCAGGACGCGCCGGGCGGCTGGGCTTCGGCGACGAGTATGGCCGTGCGCTCCTGGTGGGCGAAGCCGGGTTCACCGAAGACGGGCTGTTTCGCCGCTACGTTGAGGCGCCGCCGGAACCGGTCAGCGGTCAGTTCCAGCGCCTGCCGGCGGTGCAGCGCCTACTCCTGCGCACGGCGGCTGAGGGGCTCGACGGCGAGCCGCTCCACCTGCTCACTCCCACTCCTTCGGCGGCTGGTGACACGGCCGAGGAAGCCCAGGCCCTTGAGCGTGCTGAGAAGGCCGGGTTGATCCTGCGCTCGCCCTTCGGCGACCGCGTTGCGCTCACCGGCGCCGGTCAGTTGGCGGCCACCTGTGGTCTGTCGCTCGCGACCGTGGCCTCCATGACCGCCGCGCTGGAGAGCCTCCACGATGCTCCCAGCGACCTCGAGGCGGTGGTCATGGCTGCGCTGTCGGCGGAGGCCCGTGCGATACCTCTCCCCCGCGATCGCAGCGAGGGGCACTGGATGCGGCTGCTCGAGGCTCGGGGGCACTCGGACTGTGGCTGGTCCGAACGAACCCGCGCGCTGCTGTGGAGTGGGCCGTTGAGGGCGGCCGAACGCGAGACGGCGGCTCGCATCACACTTACCGCCCTGGATTGGTCGCGCGAGGAGACCACGGCCGATCTCGAGCTGCGCACCGGCCTGCACTCCGGGCGAGCGGCGATTGTCGGCGAGACTATCGGCTGGCTGGTGCAGTGCCTGGCGCGAATGGTTGAGGAACGGGGTGGCGACCCCGACGACGTGGACCGACTGCAGGAACTCGGCGAGTCGCTGACGGCAACACTGCCGCCGGTCTGTCTTCCGCTGCACAGGCTCCATATCCCGTCGCTGCAGCGGGACCACGTGCTGGGCCTTGCCGGGGCGGGGATTACCACCCGAGACGATCTTGCAGCCGCGACACCCGGTGCCCTGGAGGCGTTGCTTCCGCCGGCGACACTGGCTGAACTGGCCCAGATACTACCGCTGCGGGTCGAGGTCGCGGCGCCCAGTGCGGAGGAGGTCACGCAAGAGGCCGCGGTGGATGCGCCACTTCTGGTGATCGACGCGGGGCGACCGAACGAGGTGTCCTTCCGGGGGCAAGTCGTAGCCCTACGCCCGATGGAGTTCGAGCTGCTCTCCCTGCTTGCGCACCAACCGCAACGCTGCGTGCCCTTCGACAAGCTGTATAACGAGCTATGGGGCGCGAACAACCCGGTCGAGCCCGCGCAGATCTACTATCATCGGCACAATCTGGCGCGCAAGCTCATGAGCGCGATGCCTGAGGGGTCCGAGCCCATCGTGAAGACCATCAGCCGGCGGGGGCTGATGCTGGATCTCCCGGCCGAGGCAGTGGCCGCCTAA
- the trpS gene encoding tryptophan--tRNA ligase, with product MRALSGIQPSGEFHVGNYFGAMKQYVDLQNKANEGYYFIANFHALTTIHDAKELRRLTQDVAMNFLAFGIDPKRSVLFRQSDVPQVCELTWMLSCVTPMGLLERCHAYKDKVAQGIPSDHGLFAYPVLMAADILIYDSDVVPVGKDQKQHVEVSRDLALKFNETFGETLKVPEPYIMPNVAVVPGVDGRKMSKSYGNQIAVFDTESSIKKKIMSIVTDSTPVEDPKDPDKCNVFALYKLFATPEQTADMAERYRKGGLGYGTAKKELVPLVLDYFADARKRKQELVNDPGYVEDVLREGGAKARETACEVLERCRKATGF from the coding sequence ATGCGAGCCCTATCTGGTATCCAACCCTCCGGCGAGTTCCATGTCGGCAACTACTTTGGCGCCATGAAGCAGTATGTCGACCTGCAGAACAAGGCCAATGAGGGCTACTACTTCATCGCCAACTTCCACGCGCTGACCACCATCCACGACGCGAAGGAGCTGCGCCGCCTGACCCAGGATGTCGCGATGAACTTCCTGGCCTTCGGGATCGACCCGAAGCGCAGCGTCCTCTTCCGGCAGTCGGATGTGCCCCAGGTCTGCGAGCTCACCTGGATGCTCTCCTGCGTGACGCCCATGGGCCTGCTCGAGCGCTGCCACGCCTACAAGGACAAGGTGGCGCAGGGGATCCCCTCCGACCACGGGCTTTTCGCCTACCCGGTGCTCATGGCCGCCGACATTCTGATCTACGACTCCGACGTGGTCCCAGTCGGCAAGGACCAGAAGCAGCACGTGGAGGTCTCCCGTGACCTCGCCCTCAAGTTCAACGAGACCTTTGGTGAGACGCTGAAGGTGCCGGAGCCCTACATCATGCCCAACGTCGCCGTGGTCCCCGGCGTCGACGGTCGCAAGATGTCCAAGAGCTACGGGAACCAGATTGCGGTCTTCGACACCGAGTCCAGCATCAAGAAGAAGATCATGAGCATCGTCACCGACTCCACTCCGGTGGAGGACCCGAAGGATCCGGACAAGTGCAACGTTTTTGCCCTGTACAAGCTCTTCGCCACACCGGAGCAGACAGCGGACATGGCCGAGAGGTACCGCAAGGGCGGCCTGGGCTATGGGACCGCCAAGAAGGAACTGGTGCCCCTGGTTCTGGACTACTTCGCCGACGCCCGCAAGCGCAAGCAGGAGTTGGTGAACGATCCTGGCTACGTGGAGGACGTGCTTCGTGAGGGTGGCGCGAAGGCCAGGGAGACCGCCTGCGAAGTGCTCGAGCGCTGCCGGAAGGCCACGGGGTTCTAG